Proteins from a single region of Candidatus Wallbacteria bacterium:
- the def gene encoding peptide deformylase, which translates to MEIKVYGNPSLRQKSEPAKITKEEINLAREMILALHEAKGVGLAAPQIGKNLRIIVMDLKEGGGEPEMLFNPEIYWTSDESNVYEEGCLSFPEITAEIERPTMIKYTYCNCQEQMVDRYAEGLEARVVQHEVDHLNAVLIIDHVGTTKFNLLKKRLRELKQTGASQK; encoded by the coding sequence ATGGAAATAAAAGTATACGGCAACCCGTCGCTGCGGCAGAAATCCGAGCCAGCGAAGATCACCAAAGAGGAAATCAACCTGGCCAGGGAGATGATTCTTGCTCTGCACGAAGCCAAGGGAGTCGGACTGGCAGCCCCTCAAATCGGAAAGAATCTGCGGATTATAGTGATGGATTTGAAGGAAGGGGGCGGAGAACCGGAGATGCTCTTCAACCCTGAAATCTACTGGACATCAGATGAAAGCAACGTGTATGAGGAAGGATGCCTCTCCTTTCCCGAGATCACAGCCGAGATCGAACGACCCACAATGATCAAATACACATATTGCAACTGTCAGGAGCAGATGGTGGACAGATATGCAGAGGGACTGGAAGCCCGCGTGGTCCAGCACGAAGTGGATCACCTCAACGCAGTTCTGATCATAGATCATGTCGGGACTACCAAATTCAATCTCTTGAAAAAGAGACTCAGGGAACTCAAACAGACAGGAGCATCCCAGAAATGA
- the fmt gene encoding methionyl-tRNA formyltransferase — protein MKVAFLGNPEFSIPSLEALHQNHQITFIATSPDRPACRGMKLQQPAVKIWGESHGIPVHQVEKLDRSMESMFRNLDAGIVVASCFFVPGWLLKRPGFGFLNLHPSLLPKYRGPSPVAYALLNSDKTTGVSIIKLSSKLDAGPILLQREVEISPIEYRPVLEERLSRMGAKMLLETLDLFETGKIQPREQDESLATHAPLLIKEDGIIDFFRSAQQINDQIRALTPWPGCFTNYLGCPLKITAARVHSSEKSPHQPGLVFSAQKENLLVACGSGVLEILKLQMPSKKETEAWAFVCGYKIEGTVLG, from the coding sequence ATGAAGGTTGCCTTTCTCGGTAACCCTGAATTTTCAATCCCATCCCTGGAAGCGCTGCATCAAAACCATCAGATTACCTTCATTGCCACGTCGCCTGACCGCCCTGCCTGCCGCGGCATGAAACTGCAGCAGCCTGCGGTGAAAATCTGGGGAGAATCCCATGGAATACCGGTTCATCAGGTGGAAAAACTGGATCGTTCCATGGAGTCAATGTTCCGGAACCTGGACGCAGGTATAGTGGTGGCCAGCTGCTTTTTTGTCCCGGGCTGGCTGCTCAAGCGGCCTGGATTCGGATTTCTCAACCTTCACCCATCGCTCCTGCCAAAATACCGAGGCCCTTCCCCGGTCGCCTATGCACTGCTCAACAGCGATAAAACGACAGGAGTGAGTATCATAAAGCTTAGTTCAAAGCTGGATGCCGGTCCGATCCTGCTTCAGCGGGAAGTGGAGATCTCTCCGATCGAATACAGGCCTGTGCTGGAAGAGCGTCTGAGCCGCATGGGAGCAAAGATGCTGCTGGAAACCCTGGATCTTTTTGAAACCGGGAAGATTCAACCGCGTGAACAGGATGAGAGCCTGGCCACTCATGCGCCGCTTCTGATTAAAGAAGACGGGATCATCGATTTTTTCCGCTCTGCCCAGCAGATCAATGACCAGATCAGGGCGCTCACCCCATGGCCCGGCTGCTTCACGAACTATCTCGGCTGCCCGCTCAAGATTACGGCGGCCCGCGTGCATTCCAGCGAAAAATCACCACATCAGCCCGGCCTTGTTTTCAGCGCTCAGAAAGAAAACCTGCTGGTAGCCTGTGGAAGCGGAGTGCTGGAAATACTGAAGCTGCAGATGCCGAGTAAAAAGGAAACCGAAGCCTGGGCTTTTGTCTGCGGCTATAAAATCGAGGGGACTGTGCTGGGATGA
- a CDS encoding DUF116 domain-containing protein translates to MKISGVFKLLLPLSLSAARVLSIDEFTVRRGFVKLNNLLISRKFQNRLPVNRLLVLLPSCLQDSECPHRLLFRLKCCTNCGNCDLGRIIVLKKQLGFMLAIASGGRFARKITAELKPDLIIAAACEYDLSQGLCELDTPLFGIFIRQPEGPCIDTRISLKKLKQALQVFRLKETGCL, encoded by the coding sequence ATGAAGATTTCCGGAGTATTCAAATTACTGTTGCCTCTGTCACTCTCAGCTGCAAGAGTTCTGTCCATAGATGAATTCACAGTCAGGCGGGGATTCGTGAAGCTCAATAATCTGCTGATATCAAGGAAATTTCAGAACAGGCTGCCTGTAAACAGGCTTCTGGTCCTGCTGCCAAGCTGCCTTCAGGACTCGGAATGTCCGCACCGCCTGCTCTTCAGATTGAAATGCTGCACAAACTGTGGAAACTGCGATCTCGGCAGGATCATAGTACTGAAAAAACAGCTTGGTTTCATGCTGGCAATCGCTTCAGGAGGCAGGTTTGCCAGAAAAATCACGGCAGAGCTCAAACCGGATCTGATCATAGCCGCAGCCTGCGAATATGACCTGAGCCAGGGTCTCTGCGAACTTGATACCCCGCTGTTCGGAATTTTCATCCGTCAGCCGGAAGGTCCCTGCATTGACACCAGGATCAGCCTGAAAAAACTGAAGCAGGCGCTGCAAGTTTTCAGGTTAAAAGAAACGGGGTGTCTGTGA
- a CDS encoding flavodoxin family protein produces the protein MRILGIVGSMRRDKYTNLLVNQVISEIREIEPSTFEIIQVSDLDVSPCRVVCSSFCAGHPYECSIKDDVAGVLQKIELADALVIGAPLYFRGPPTKFQALIERIIALFFSLESAGTRGIEAGFKNKPCGLVGVAEYTNPLQVLEYLHDFANLLGMKTVKVPRLPYLGVGGQGDVRSDKIFNPFERSKELAEALVREFKTSQTAPESEL, from the coding sequence ATGCGGATTCTTGGGATTGTAGGGTCGATGAGAAGGGACAAGTATACGAATCTGCTGGTAAATCAGGTGATCAGCGAGATCAGGGAAATCGAACCATCCACTTTTGAAATCATCCAGGTGTCTGATCTTGACGTCAGCCCCTGCAGGGTAGTATGTTCAAGCTTCTGTGCTGGTCATCCATATGAATGCAGCATCAAAGACGACGTAGCCGGAGTTCTGCAGAAGATCGAACTGGCGGATGCGCTGGTGATCGGCGCGCCCCTGTATTTCAGAGGTCCTCCGACTAAATTCCAGGCCCTGATCGAGCGGATCATCGCCCTGTTTTTCTCTCTTGAATCAGCCGGGACCCGCGGCATTGAAGCCGGTTTTAAGAATAAACCGTGCGGCCTGGTCGGCGTGGCTGAGTATACGAATCCTCTTCAGGTGCTGGAGTATCTGCACGATTTCGCGAATCTGCTGGGAATGAAGACCGTGAAGGTGCCCAGACTTCCCTATCTGGGTGTAGGCGGCCAGGGAGATGTCAGGAGCGATAAGATCTTCAACCCATTCGAGAGGTCAAAGGAACTGGCGGAAGCGCTGGTGAGGGAATTTAAAACATCACAGACTGCACCAGAATCCGAGTTGTAA
- a CDS encoding aminotransferase class III-fold pyridoxal phosphate-dependent enzyme, protein MSKKLKIDKSLKMFEAAKEYCPGGVVGIRKPENFIPGEYPVFIKSGKGGRITDVDGNEYVDLLASYGPIIIGHREEEIDNAVINKIKADGFCFNLAQPHQTELLALLRKHIPCAEMSFPVKTGSDAATAAVRVARAHAGKDMILRCGYHGWHDWAIAVKNGIPGNCYKDVDSFHYNDIDSLKAKIELYKGNVGVVIMTPIDHELNEPIQEPKNDFLNKVRELTKQNGIVLIFDEIRTGFRFSLGGAQKYYGVTPDMAIFGKAMANGYPISVVVGKREIMQSFEDKHVFVSSTFFPNSMEMVAAIATINFLEREKALDLVHANGRKIRDAALASIDKTGVKAIYSGLDPMPFFTFFKDSDKKEDKRYRDRRNLFYTELVRAGVFMQPFHHGYVCYRHTDKDINQVCSAVANAFEVVAKAIP, encoded by the coding sequence ATGAGCAAAAAACTCAAAATCGATAAGTCGCTTAAGATGTTCGAGGCTGCCAAGGAATATTGCCCTGGCGGAGTCGTTGGCATCAGGAAACCTGAGAATTTCATTCCGGGAGAATACCCGGTTTTCATCAAAAGCGGCAAAGGCGGACGGATCACTGACGTTGACGGCAACGAGTACGTGGATCTGCTAGCCTCCTATGGCCCGATCATCATTGGCCACAGGGAAGAGGAAATCGACAATGCAGTGATCAATAAAATCAAGGCAGACGGTTTCTGCTTCAACCTGGCCCAGCCGCATCAGACCGAACTGCTCGCCCTGCTGAGGAAGCACATTCCCTGCGCTGAAATGAGTTTTCCGGTCAAGACAGGATCAGACGCTGCCACTGCCGCAGTACGCGTGGCCCGAGCCCATGCAGGTAAAGACATGATCCTGCGCTGCGGTTATCACGGCTGGCACGACTGGGCGATTGCAGTCAAGAACGGCATTCCAGGCAACTGTTACAAGGATGTGGATTCCTTCCATTACAATGACATTGACTCGCTCAAGGCCAAGATCGAACTCTACAAAGGCAATGTGGGAGTAGTGATCATGACTCCCATAGACCATGAGCTCAATGAGCCGATCCAGGAGCCGAAGAACGACTTTCTGAACAAGGTGCGCGAACTCACGAAACAGAACGGGATTGTCCTGATCTTTGACGAGATCCGCACCGGCTTCCGCTTCAGCCTGGGCGGTGCCCAGAAATATTACGGGGTAACCCCGGACATGGCGATATTCGGCAAAGCCATGGCCAACGGCTACCCGATCTCAGTGGTTGTCGGCAAACGCGAAATCATGCAGAGCTTCGAGGACAAGCATGTCTTCGTCTCTTCCACCTTTTTCCCCAACAGCATGGAAATGGTGGCTGCCATCGCCACGATCAACTTTTTGGAGAGGGAGAAGGCCCTGGACCTTGTGCATGCCAATGGCCGGAAAATCCGCGACGCGGCACTTGCCTCCATTGACAAGACCGGTGTTAAGGCCATCTATTCCGGACTTGATCCGATGCCTTTCTTCACCTTCTTCAAGGATTCGGATAAGAAAGAGGATAAACGTTACCGCGACAGGCGCAACCTGTTCTACACCGAGCTGGTGCGGGCCGGAGTATTCATGCAGCCGTTCCATCACGGCTATGTCTGCTACAGGCATACTGACAAGGATATTAACCAGGTCTGCTCCGCAGTCGCGAATGCCTTTGAAGTGGTGGCCAAGGCGATTCCCTGA
- a CDS encoding zinc ribbon domain-containing protein: MDNLNYKCPKCGNTAYKVGEIRASGSYWGKLFEVEGRRFSTVTCENCHYTEFYEADTSMLGNIFDLFVH; the protein is encoded by the coding sequence ATGGACAATCTGAATTACAAATGCCCCAAATGCGGAAATACTGCTTATAAAGTCGGGGAAATCCGCGCTTCCGGAAGCTACTGGGGAAAGCTCTTTGAAGTGGAAGGCCGGCGCTTTTCCACAGTGACCTGCGAGAACTGCCATTACACGGAATTCTACGAAGCAGATACCAGCATGCTGGGCAATATTTTCGACTTGTTCGTGCACTGA
- a CDS encoding RsmB/NOP family class I SAM-dependent RNA methyltransferase codes for MISNSRVAIEAVRRRNTLEFLVGKISGQKYANIQPEIREIMLSALAEHFFTTGSHPGAVVSSAVEKAKKKSRKSAGFVNAVLRKAVLRPDYRDSLPGPKESNYNSLLYSFPEWIIRATQSAFPDWEKVLDTLNQPPPNTLRLDPGSTGETARTLELEGYRLAPAHLPYAYYYNEPKNLLDSKAWSQGKFYFQDEGSQLIAEIASTFSADKVLDLCAAPGGKVTLLAQKCPEKVYTATDLPDRIPLIRENLQRMKLSNVNIIGLDQLKPGYDLILVDAPCSSLGVIRRHPEIKWEKQQKDLSNFQKTQEKLLDQAFNLLKPGGAIFYSVCTYTKEETGDLLNLFLNSQIDARIETLEYRLDRLNLKFPCFIKPGFLEMDGFFLALLKKC; via the coding sequence ATGATCTCCAATTCAAGAGTTGCCATCGAAGCCGTCCGCCGCAGAAACACCCTGGAATTCCTGGTAGGTAAAATTTCCGGGCAGAAGTATGCCAATATCCAACCTGAGATCAGAGAAATCATGCTTTCAGCTCTGGCCGAGCATTTTTTCACCACAGGTTCGCATCCAGGTGCGGTCGTTTCTTCGGCAGTGGAGAAAGCCAAGAAAAAATCCAGAAAAAGCGCGGGATTCGTGAATGCGGTTTTGCGTAAAGCTGTACTCAGGCCGGATTACCGGGATTCGCTGCCAGGACCTAAAGAATCCAACTACAACTCCCTTTTATATTCATTCCCTGAGTGGATCATCAGGGCTACGCAGAGCGCCTTCCCTGACTGGGAGAAAGTGCTGGACACCTTGAACCAGCCGCCTCCAAACACTTTGAGGCTCGATCCAGGTTCAACAGGTGAAACAGCCAGAACCTTGGAACTGGAAGGATACAGGCTCGCACCGGCTCATCTGCCCTATGCTTACTACTACAATGAACCTAAAAATCTGCTTGACTCAAAAGCCTGGTCACAAGGCAAATTCTATTTTCAGGATGAAGGCTCGCAGCTGATCGCTGAAATCGCCTCCACTTTTTCCGCGGATAAAGTGCTGGACCTATGTGCTGCTCCCGGTGGAAAGGTCACACTTCTCGCTCAGAAATGTCCTGAGAAAGTTTATACTGCCACAGATCTCCCTGACAGAATTCCGCTGATCAGGGAGAATCTGCAGCGGATGAAACTCAGCAATGTAAATATCATCGGACTTGATCAACTGAAACCCGGATATGATCTGATTCTGGTGGATGCACCCTGCTCCTCTCTGGGTGTGATCAGAAGGCATCCGGAAATCAAGTGGGAAAAACAGCAGAAAGACCTGTCGAATTTTCAGAAGACCCAGGAAAAGCTGCTTGATCAGGCTTTCAATCTACTGAAACCGGGTGGAGCGATTTTCTACAGCGTCTGTACTTATACGAAAGAGGAGACCGGCGACCTGCTGAATCTATTCCTGAATTCCCAGATCGATGCCAGGATCGAAACTCTGGAATACAGATTGGACCGTCTGAATCTGAAATTTCCCTGCTTCATCAAGCCTGGATTTCTGGAAATGGACGGATTTTTTCTGGCACTATTAAAAAAATGCTGA
- a CDS encoding NFACT RNA binding domain-containing protein, producing MSANQYFQIFLSPGGREVLVARSSASSEFLTFGEAAPHDYFIHVEHTPGAHTILRRESGSDEVSKEDLEFAARLAALHSKQKKASRVSVTYTEVKNVKRAPGPYKGTVLVSRTRKIVINISADERKKV from the coding sequence ATGTCCGCTAACCAGTATTTCCAGATTTTTCTCTCCCCTGGCGGCCGGGAAGTCCTGGTAGCCCGCAGTTCCGCGTCCAGCGAATTTCTGACATTCGGCGAAGCGGCACCGCATGATTACTTTATCCATGTCGAACATACCCCGGGCGCTCACACGATCCTGCGCCGCGAATCGGGTTCTGACGAAGTATCCAAGGAAGACCTGGAATTCGCAGCCAGGCTTGCTGCCCTGCACTCCAAGCAGAAAAAAGCCAGCCGCGTCAGCGTGACCTACACTGAAGTTAAAAACGTCAAAAGAGCGCCAGGTCCATATAAAGGCACAGTGCTGGTTTCCCGCACACGCAAGATCGTGATCAATATCAGTGCGGATGAGCGCAAAAAAGTCTGA